Below is a genomic region from Kryptolebias marmoratus isolate JLee-2015 linkage group LG12, ASM164957v2, whole genome shotgun sequence.
GTCAGTGTCACGAGCGAAATAGTAACCAATTTACAAAGTagataatataaaataaaaacattcagctctggAAATAACATCGTACAGTAGCatatttttccaaaatgagTTGAAAATCAATTGAAAATACATGCGCAATTTCAAGGACAATacttcttattttcttttttcacaataCTGTAACATTGTAGCTTTTGCAGTTTATCTAGTCTGTTTTACAAACACGTATGAACACAAACTATGAGAAATCACTGACATGCATGCTCTTAcgctgaaagagaaaataaaatcacagccATTATTAACAATTTTACATTAtagcaaaatgacaaaaaaaaaagagagagagagatgaaatGGAATTAAACCATGTCAAAGTGAGTGGGGTTAGTTTGGGAGCAGGACTTGTTTGGTGGCGTTCAAAAAGGTCAAGGGTCAGGACTGCTGGCCGCCCCACTGGCTCTCCACAGGCCTGCGGAGGAGCTCCTCCACGTGCCTCGCGACGTCCATGGTGTCATCGAGATCAAAGTCTCCGTCCCCGTCCAACACAGGGTCAGTCCTggcacagcaaacacaaaacagcctCTCTTACACCAGCTGGCAGCACaacagtaacacacacacacacacacagtgcaaacaaatattattttcaaaagtgacTTACATAGTTTGGTAGATGCCGTAGGCGTGAGAGTGATTGACAGGTGCTGGGGAGGCGCCGTGATCCATATACGTTGGGGTTCCACCTATTGGGTCTGGATTAGCTGTAGcaaagctgcacacacacacacacaaacacacacacaaacacacctgtcaTAAGCCTAGGTTAAAAGCCTGtgagtctttgttcagttgttGCCTAAGCAACCATCCTCAGCGTGTTTCCCAGGCTATTCTATATCATTATAGCCGTTCTGTGTCCTGCAGCTGAACCAACCATGGAGATAGGCAGGCTAACTAACAAGCCTAACTCTAATGATGAGTGGAAGACAAGCTCGCGCAGGAACCCAGGCCATCCCTAATTGGCCTCCTCCAACTTTAACAGTTAACTAATGGCTGATCTGAATTCAGGGTCTGGTGCGTTGTGATTAGCTCTAAATGTTGCTCCGGAGTATGCAAAAGTcagaaaaggaaataatgtgGAGAAGGAAGGAATGGACAGCGAGACGAGTACTTACTCAGGCACCACCTGCTTGATCTGTGGTTTCACATAGCCATCCACTgctttagctttaaaacaagaacaagaacacaTGGTAGCTATTAGCCCTGAGGTTTAGCCACGTAAGAATTTGCGTCCGCAGGACCACATTTTATAGCACGTCACTTACAGAGAGGTGGGGTGTAATATTTGGAGAAAACCTCATCTTTGGGTCTGTCGGGGTAGAGGAACAGGAGGTGATTGAGATCGCTAATTCTGTCAGCCAGAGAGCGAATGGAGAAGTCTTTGGTTGTGTAGGGCATGAGGTTCCAAACCATTCTTTCACCTGATGAAGTAACACCTGATGAATTAAATgagttcaaattaaaaatttctaAAAGGGCGATCTGCAAAATACTCTAAAGTGCAGTCAGGGTGTTTCTGTAAGTGGGAGCCTCACCGCTCATATGTGTTCTATGTTGTGGGATGGTATTAAGATATTTATGGGCTGTATCTTATGATAAGACTGGATAGCTCCAGTTATAGTTATATTTATTGCCTGCCAACAATAGCGAAGGTggagtgatgatgtttttggccgtatatgtgtgtttgtctgtgccatcagcaaaatatctcacgaatcacACAAGAGATTTTAataagactttcagaaagtaatcattgagtTGGCATATACAAATGAATAACAACTAACTGACCTAAACCTCAGTGAATTTCACACATAACAAATTATATGAGCTCAAGCACGATactgcatgagatcatgcataatgtaaattttaaactctaaccaaaatagctacacctgttatttatttgtttaaaactctggcatgaaaggcagcaggcgacatgcattccttcaagaaattccaggcctttaatttttgtatgtttttgcaaatgacaaattttaattattttcgaCTCATACTCAATTAAACGAAAATATAAATCATCTACTTGTTCAGGCTGTTGAGTCTTACAGCTTGCACCAGCCTCCTTATCACTGCTCTCAGCAGATGCTGCTGGCACACCaattaaatactaaaaataattGCCCAAACTGGAACCAAGTTGAGGAACGTACGCAGAACGAAAGGTGATTTGTAAATGTTGCTTGGTATGCTCACATGCCTCTGCATGTAGCTTTAAGTTAGATTTAACAACAAAATTGGACTCACAAAATTGCTGCACTGATTCCTGATGGTTTTCTAATGTCAGAAATTGTcctaaatgtgtcattttttgCAAATCATACCTTGTTTGTTCGGGTTTTCTGCCACCCATGCGATTGTAATGCCTCCAATCTCAGAGTCACTGAAGCGCAGAAGAAAAGTACCGTTGGGTTTGGACATCAACATATCCTGAGCCTGCTGCTTATTCACAAAACCCAGGATAGCTCTGCAAAGAGAGGGTTGCACATAAATAGAAAGGAACATTTCCGATCTCCCCCATTCACTGTTGCTTTTCATTTCTGGTTGCCATGAAAAATCAAGCAACTGAATCGTTGCTCGAGTCTCAAAAtgagagcaggaaaacaaaaagtggtacaaaattgtcaaaatgaaataataataaaaaaaagagtttgagtaggcttttaattttgtctGCTCTGACACAGTTTACagccaaacaaaagaaaactgacaaacaaataaaagaaaacctcaaAAGCTTTCTTACCCGTCATTCCAGTGaggtttgagatgtttttttgtgagttCCATCACGCCATCGAACCACTGCCAAAATGTGAAGTTCCTCCCTGGCAAGCTCTCCTGTGGACAAATAGGAtcttaaaaaacagattcacaaaaagcagcaaagattCAAACATATATCCTTATCGCCCACCGCTGGAAGGCACGAGATGatgtttctgcctctgtgtgtgtgttagtttgtctgtaatgtgagcaaaatatctcataaacccctggaagaattttgatgaaaccatatataaaacaacattggatgtacatctacaaataattagCTTCTGGATTCAACTCAGTTATTTATAAGTATTTTctcatagaaatgcattgaaaACTCTTAAATTCCTtcaaaactttgttctctttgaattATGTTTCAGATTAGATgcgttattttgttttttatatgcTGCTTTCAGAGtttagttaaccttttgctacatttggcttttagctaatgttctctttttttagcttttagttacagttctttttttttaacaactcagcttcttcaacaaatttcagcaaagctGTTCAGCACTCGGCATCCACACTGCGctttcacaaaaacatgaaactgctctaatttaaaatgttttagggCTTAGTAATAATGAAGAAAAGCTCCACAGCGATTCAAATTCATCCCAGTTTTCAACAGTATGGGTAAATATTGAGTGACTGGGTAAAACTGCTCATGTGTTTATATCCCTGATGCACATTTGTGAAGTGGATGAAACATAATGTTCCTGTTATCTAATAAGAATAATGGCGTGTGGTGAATGTGAGTGCATTTTCCGCCTTTAAGCCAGAAAATGAGGCCTCCGGcatttttctgtgtggacaaaCAGGGTCATTAAGATGAAGACCTGGCTACCAGTGAAGCATTCTTCCTCAAGCTGACCACAAAATGGAGCTGTAGCGATGCTGCAAATAAGGCAAGAAGCATTTCTGAGTATGAATATCATGGGGACAGTGGTTGAAATATCTTATGGATAGTGGCTTGTGGTTTTAGATGGTTTTTTTATGAATGGGATAAAAAACATCTAATGGCAGGAGGATAGAAATTCATTTACTAAAACCCGAGCatataagataaataaaagcatgcTGCTAACCCTGTTAAACTGTGACCAGGTCATTGTCATGCTCCGGTAGTCATCAGGATTGTTGCTGGAGCTGCTGAAAGCTTTCTGAGCCAAGAAGACCAGGTTCTCCTCAGACAGGCCGCGGTTGCTCTGCACCTCTGCCTTGTACTTCATGTTGATAGCTTCACACAGCTGAGGCCAAAGTACCTTATCTGGCACGAGGAAAGGCACTCGACCCTGCAGATACACAGAAGACAGCTGAGGATTAAGATGAGCTATGTTGAAGGGactaaaaaaaggagcaaaatgctaaacATTGTTCTGGATAAAACATGGCGACATGAACTCGTCCACAAATGTACAAATGCAGCTATTTTCAGATACACTGTGCTGAATTGTTCAAAACAATTTCATTCATAAActcattattttgtgttttaaattgtcaggagcttgttttttgtgttgtgatttGATGATGCGTCTGTATGGAGAGGATTAAGGCTACCCTAAAAGCCTATGGagctatttttttctacaaaattaaaacaaagatttatataaaaagtaCATAAAACGTCGAACtttgacacacaaacatgtactCACCGCCTCTGCAAAAGCATTGTCCCACAATACAGTTGCTGTGGCATTATTGTCTTGGCTACCGTGAACTATCACCACAACAGGAAGTGATAATGTctgttcagaggaaaaaaaagccaggccattagatcagaaaaaaaaaaccaacctctAACTGTAAATGATGCAACATAACACACTACTCATTATCTTTTCATAGATTTATTGTAAAGAGGAACTATTTTAAGACACATCATCACAAAAACTGATAGACTCAGAAAGAAGCAGATATCTCTGTCCACAGTGTGTTGTAGCTAAGAGTCAAGCTTTTCtgagacttaaaaaaaaggatagcATTGCTGTGTATTAACTGTAATGtgacttcattgtgtttttatattattatggTCTTCACAGAAGCTCTTACCTTGACTTGAAAGACAAGCTCGTTGCTTCCGACACTAAACTGGGACTCGAACAGAATGGTGAACTTCTCCTCTGTGACTGACTCTGCTCCTCGTCTGTCCGATCGCTTGATCCTTTTTAAAGACTAAGTGAAAGACGGAGCGTAAGGATACGCAGCACATGCTGAATGAAGAGCTAAACTATGCACATGCAATGACACTTTGAGTCAGACTGACATCTAATCCATGAAGGGCTCATATTAACAACGTGTAATATAGAGGAAGGTAGGGTGGGGTTCATTTTTTACGTTTAAGtaaaaaacagctctaactccAGTGACTATCACAATGTATGGTTCAGTGTCACTTAGCAGTGattatctttaattttgtttgtttgtttaatatatCAATCTGCCACAACACAATTCTGAAGCAGCCTCTGAATGAATATGCAGGTATCCTGACACACTATATGGACAAATGTATTTAGCCACATCTGACCATCACACCAACTTaactcaactttatttacaaagcccTTTTTATAAATGCAAGGGTAACTCAAAGTTGGTAGTTGTGTTCCAGAGAACAGGGGCCCGGAAAGTAAGAGCTCTAGTTTTAGAAATTCTCAGAACAACTAAAAGAGCGGCACGCTGAGAGCGAAGTGTTCGTGCTGGGGTGTGGGGGACAATGAAATGCTTCAAATACGACAGGGTTAGGCCATGCAGGGTTTTGTAAGCGATAAGAAGAATTGAACTGAAATCCGAAGTTCGCAGGGAGCCAAAGGAGAGACGCCAGGACAGAAGAAATGTGATGTCGCTTAGAAAAACCTGTCAGCACTCTAGCCACGGCATTCTGGAGTTGTCAGGATTATAATGAAGGTTTTGGGCACCCGGATGGCTTTACAACAATCAAGTCTACAGGTGATAAAACCTCAGTGGGCCattcaagttcttccacaccaaactcctcAAATCGTGTCTTTAAAGCGTTTGCTTTGTGGACCAGAAAATGGCCTTCCCCAAAGTGTTGCCATAAAGTCGGAGGCATAACaatgttcaaaatgtcttggtatgctgaagaaTTAAAATTGCCCATCACTGAAGATAAGAACCCTGACTGAAAATCCTGAATTCAACAATTAACAGGTGTTGCAAAGGATGAAACCACCTGCCTAATATTTCCACCTGGTTCCAACCAAAACTGCTTTGCTTTATGAGGTGAAGATTATAAGACTTCCAGGTGTGTCCTGTGATGCGTAGCACCAGAACGCAGGAAAAAGACCCTTTGCGGTCAAAAGGTGGGACCTTCATGATGTGGGCTTGTTCTGGCAAATCCCACAGATACTCTTGGATTGCTAACTGAGGAGTTTGGTAGCCAGATCAACAACTGAACCACTTTGTAAagcttttttgtgctttatcTTCTCTAGAACAGGCGTTGTGGCGTTCAAGCTGTACTGTGAGGGGAGGCCCCCACCGCTTGAGATCGCATTGCCAGTAAGAGGTTTTAAAGCAGTGGGTGGTTGGTGTTCACTGTGACTTAATCCTGTAACTCttaatttttaagtttaaattcaCTACatgaagtctttcttttttatttgaaaaactaGAGAGTGGCAAACAATTTACTTACATCAGCGCTTAAGCATTAGTCAATAAAGAATTACTTACATAGTTTGGTTAATAATTTATatacacaaaaggaaaaaataagagTAAGGCTGGAATATGTAGATAAAGTCTTTCTTATGAATTCACACAAAGCTTTTTACCACCTTCAAGAGAATAGGAGCAACTAAAgcgtttagtttttttttaatttttgacgATTCCATCATCGTGAAATAATTTTTTCATTTAGACTGTAAAGGCCCACTTACCATGTTCCTGAAGTGGGCACTGAGAGTGCCTGTGGTCTGATGGTACTCCATCACACAGTTATTGTTAAGAATTTCTCCACTGCTCTCActgagaaagaaagacaattaaGGAGAGAGTCAATTAGATGTAATGTGATGGGCTTAAGTGCTATGAGTTAAATTCTTTACAATATTCCAACCATGTGGGTTCTGAGAAGACGTTTTTCCTGTATTATTGGAATATGTTATCACCATCTTTATCTTCTCTTGATCAGAAATGCATGCTGTTTACATGCAAGACAGGATGTTTGATCTGTTTACCCTTTTTCCCACTAGCTGCCTAGCTGACTTAGAGATGGTTAGGAAGGTTTCAATAAGTCACAATGAATGTGGAGCTGGACTGAGAAACAGGCTAAAAATGGACTCCTCTAAAACATTGTTCAAGTTCCAGTCATGTCTCTGTGTTAGGGTCTGCCAGAAAACACAGTAGGATTAAAGAATCCCCACAGAAAGCCTAAAACtccttattttaatgtttaacacaaagctttgaacacacacagtgacacaaTGGCAGGACTTacttccttgtgttttcatttttcagcagGGCCTTGGCTTGCTGCTCACTAATGATGGTGGCTTTGACTTGTGGAGGGTTCATGTGTACGTTTAACTTCCCTCCGACCAGGAGGCGGACTGTGGCAGCAAACTTGGTTTGGGTTTTAAGAACTTGCGGAGGCTGTTTCTCGATGATGAAGGtgctgtgaacacacacacacacacacacacaaaataaaatagaacaaatgCTGATTAGCTTAATTACCTTTAATGAAGCCAATATCTCGTAAAAACAATGTTATATAGACTAAAGTCTAGCTTTGCTGCACAGTGTGAActctgcttcttttcatttAGTTATTAATTATCAACACATTACACACCTGGGTTTTCAGAAATGTACTTTTTTGAGGGTAACAACTTTcagattgatgttttttgtgttgtattCTGACCAAAAGCTTGTAACTTGGCTTTTTAAAGAGCTGTAATCCATCCATCctatccatctgtccatccattttttgtttgtttgtttcgtaCAGAGTCAAGCTGATGACAATTTAGAATTACCAATTAggattttcatattttattcaggAATTGGATcaactaaacaaacagacaacaacaacccaagcaatcaaattaaaatgtataattcCAGACAAAAGCTGACAGTCAGCGTGTCTAAAACTAGAAGTATTGTGAAAATGGTTTAAACCATGAGCAATTTCTTTATACTTTCCTTCAAGGAGCCAAACTTTCATGTAATTTTTGAAAGTGATCTCGATCAATAGTTTTTTTGGGGGCtgctttttccactcatttgttgttatttctgaCTGTGACACCATGTGCAACGTGTGCTTCAAAAAAATGAGAACTGCGGACAAgcggaggacaaaaaaaaaagcgtacgcctaaaaataaaagatccaTGGCAGATGAACGCTTTCTGAAAGTTGTGTCattaagaaacaaactaaataaagaaataaactaaggCAAAGCGCTGACAGAAGCTGAGAGATGCATCGTCCTGACAGTTGATCATTTAATGTGTGCCAAGTTTTCAGTTAAAACCTTTTTGGGAATCACCCCGtacaaaaatactattttatgtttaattcactttgaaatttttaaattcagttaaagaaatgagaacaaattaCGTCTTAGTGACAGGCAGCTATGTGCCCAAAGGTGTGATTTAAAACTGGCTCTTTGTATCGACACAACAATCATCTCTTAGAAGCCTTTTTGTGTCTGA
It encodes:
- the stat5a gene encoding signal transducer and activator of transcription 5A isoform X2, producing the protein MAVWIQAQQLQGDALHQMQSLYGQHFPIEVRHYLSQWIESQLWDAIDLENPQEEFKAKRLLDSLIQELQNKAEHQVGEDGFLLKIKLGHYANQLKSTYDRCPLELVRCIKHILYTEQRLIREATNSSSPVGGMMDSMSQKYQQINQAFEELRLLTQDTENDLRKLQHNQEYFIIQYQESLRIQAQLSSLATLPPADRQLREPALLSKRATVEAWLTREANTLQKYRLDLAEKHQKTLQLLRKQQTIILDDELIQWKRRQQLAGNGGPPEGGLDILQSWCEKLAETIWQNRQQIRRAEHLRQQLPIPGPIEELLNELNSTITDIISALVTSTFIIEKQPPQVLKTQTKFAATVRLLVGGKLNVHMNPPQVKATIISEQQAKALLKNENTRNESSGEILNNNCVMEYHQTTGTLSAHFRNMSLKRIKRSDRRGAESVTEEKFTILFESQFSVGSNELVFQVKTLSLPVVVIVHGSQDNNATATVLWDNAFAEAGRVPFLVPDKVLWPQLCEAINMKYKAEVQSNRGLSEENLVFLAQKAFSSSSNNPDDYRSMTMTWSQFNRESLPGRNFTFWQWFDGVMELTKKHLKPHWNDGAILGFVNKQQAQDMLMSKPNGTFLLRFSDSEIGGITIAWVAENPNKQGERMVWNLMPYTTKDFSIRSLADRISDLNHLLFLYPDRPKDEVFSKYYTPPLSKAVDGYVKPQIKQVVPDFATANPDPIGGTPTYMDHGASPAPVNHSHAYGIYQTMTDPVLDGDGDFDLDDTMDVARHVEELLRRPVESQWGGQQS
- the stat5a gene encoding signal transducer and activator of transcription 5A isoform X1 translates to MAVWIQAQQLQGDALHQMQSLYGQHFPIEVRHYLSQWIESQLWDAIDLENPQEEFKAKRLLDSLIQELQNKAEHQVGEDGFLLKIKLGHYANQLKSTYDRCPLELVRCIKHILYTEQRLIREATNSSSPVGGMMDSMSQKYQQINQAFEELRLLTQDTENDLRKLQHNQEYFIIQYQESLRIQAQLSSLATLPPADRQLREPALLSKRATVEAWLTREANTLQKYRLDLAEKHQKTLQLLRKQQTIILDDELIQWKRRQQLAGNGGPPEGGLDILQSWCEKLAETIWQNRQQIRRAEHLRQQLPIPGPIEELLNELNSTITDIISALVTSTFIIEKQPPQVLKTQTKFAATVRLLVGGKLNVHMNPPQVKATIISEQQAKALLKNENTRNESSGEILNNNCVMEYHQTTGTLSAHFRNMSLKRIKRSDRRGAESVTEEKFTILFESQFSVGSNELVFQVKTLSLPVVVIVHGSQDNNATATVLWDNAFAEAGRVPFLVPDKVLWPQLCEAINMKYKAEVQSNRGLSEENLVFLAQKAFSSSSNNPDDYRSMTMTWSQFNRESLPGRNFTFWQWFDGVMELTKKHLKPHWNDGAILGFVNKQQAQDMLMSKPNGTFLLRFSDSEIGGITIAWVAENPNKQGVTSSGERMVWNLMPYTTKDFSIRSLADRISDLNHLLFLYPDRPKDEVFSKYYTPPLSKAVDGYVKPQIKQVVPDFATANPDPIGGTPTYMDHGASPAPVNHSHAYGIYQTMTDPVLDGDGDFDLDDTMDVARHVEELLRRPVESQWGGQQS